In a single window of the Raphanus sativus cultivar WK10039 chromosome 9, ASM80110v3, whole genome shotgun sequence genome:
- the LOC108833653 gene encoding U-box domain-containing protein 35 encodes MSARRVDNEAITVIAIDKDKNSQHALKWAVENILVDSPDCVLLHVEPKGTISAEGNIGAHIQDDSHQFFLPFRGFCSRKGIIPKEVLLRDIDISNAIVSYITNNTISNVVVGASAHNAFFKKFMSPDVPTTLLKTSPETCAVFVVSKGKLLKSKSASQALNHRPVQQSLCTLLYNHEPTSSSYSSDSERESFVSTQHNKPMSDFSQTSSPPRISSAQTLSEFWQSDTVTSYTISQSSTTNGSSISSTSTESPHGNQNLEAEVRRLRLELKQFNPSNNKNQKEKLQLPRANETQRLDQAKEMPTALSEEKQKRLSAIQAAETAKQLAKMESQRRRLLEMQAKLKQRMASNVSYRRYSIKDVEGATNGFSDSLKIGEGGYGPVYKAVLDYTPVAVKILKSGITQGLKQFHQEVEVLSSMRHPNMVILLGACPEYGCLVYEYMENGTLEDRLFCKDNTPPLTWRARFRIAAEIATGLLFLHHAKPEPLVHRDLKPSNILLDRHFTSKISDVGLARLVPSSVADSYSNYHMTSAAGTFCYIDPEYQQTGLLGVKSDLYSFGVVLLQIITAMPAMGLGHKVEMAVENNKLRELLDPTVSEWPEEETLELAKLALQCCELRKRDRPDLASVVLPALNRLREFATEDYERIKNRTSSHVSQSNYSDPVPSSQFMNNYVSAM; translated from the exons ATGTCCGCAAGAAGAGTAGACAATGAAGCAATCACGGTGATAGCCATTGATAAAGACAAGAACAGCCAACACGCTTTGAAATGGGCGGTTGAAAACATCCTTGTCGATTCTCCAGATTGTGTTCTTCTCCACGTTGAACCTAAAGGCACAATCTC TGCAGAAGGAAACATAGGAGCACATATACAAGATGATTCGCACCAGTTCTTTCTTCCTTTCAGAGGATTCTGCTCTAGGAAAGGA ATTATTCCCAAGGAGGTTCTTCTACGTGATATTGATATCTCCAATGCTATTGTCAGCTACATCACCAACAATACCATTTCAAATGTCGTTGTTGGCGCCTCTGCTCACAATGCCTTCTTCAA GAAGTTTATGAGTCCAGATGTTCCCACCACTTTGCTCAAAACATCTCCAGAGACTTGTGCAGTCTTTGTTGTGTCAAAAGGTAAGCTGCTAAAAAGCAAATCCGCAAGTCAGGCTCTGAACCATCGTCCCGTACAACAAAGCCTCTGTACTTTGTTGTACAATCACGAGCCAACGAGCTCCAGCTATTCAAGTGATTCAGAGAG GGAATCATTTGTATCTACACAACACAACAAACCCATGTCAGATTTCTCCCAAACCAGTTCACCTCCTCGCATCTCATCAGCGCAAACTCTCAGTGAGTTTTGGCAGTCAGACACTGTGACTTCTTACACCATATCTCAAAGTTCCACTACCAACGGAAGCTCCATCTCTTCTACATCCACG GAAAGTCCACATGGG AATCAAAATCTTGAAGCAGAGGTGAGGAGATTAAGACTCGAGTTGAAGCAGTTTAATCCCTCAAAcaataaaaaccaaaaagaaa AACTTCAACTACCTAGAGCCAATGAAACTCAAAGACTAGACCAAGCAAAAGAGATGCCTACAGCATTATCTGAGGAGAAGCAAAAAAGGCTTTCAGCAATCCAAGCAGCTGAAACCGCAAAGCAGTTAGCGAAAATGGAGAGCCAAAGGAGAAGATTACTTGAGATGCAAGCCAAGTTG AAACAGAGGATGGCCAGTAACGTCTCTTACAGACGTTACAGTATCAAAGACGTTGAAGGTGCTACCAACGGCTTTTCAGATTCTTTAAAGATTGGCGAAGGAGGGTATGGACCTGTGTACAAGGCTGTCCTAGATTACACTCCCGTCGCCGTTAAAATCTTGAAGTCTGGTATCACACAAGGCCTTAAACAGTTCCATCAAGAGGTTGAGGTTTTGAGCAGCATGAGGCATCCCAATATGGTGATCCTCCTCGGTGCATGTCCTGAGTATGGCTGTCTTGTATACGAGTACATGGAAAATGGAACATTAGAAGATCGTCTCTTCTGCAAAGACAACACACCTCCACTTACGTGGAGAGCAAGGTTCAGAATCGCTGCTGAGATTGCCACAGGGCTTCTTTTCCTCCACCACGCGAAACCTGAGCCGTTGGTCCATCGTGATCTGAAGCCATCGAACATTCTACTCGACAGACATTTCACTAGCAAGATCAGTGACGTTGGTCTAGCTCGTCTTGTGCCTTCCTCTGTAGCTGATAGTTATAGTAACTATCACATGACCTCTGCAGCTG GTACTTTCTGTTACATCGATCCTGAGTATCAGCAAACCGGTTTGCTCGGAGTGAAATCTGATCTGTACTCTTTTGGTGTGGTGCTTCTGCAAATCATAACAGCCATGCCGGCAATGGGGTTAGGACATAAAGTAGAGATGGCGGTTGAAAACAACAAGCTCAGAGAGCTTTTGGATCCAACGGTATCAGAATGGCCTGAGGAAGAGACTCTGGAGTTGGCTAAACTGGCTTTGCAGTGCTGTGAGCTGAGGAAAAGAGACAGACCTGATCTTGCTTCAGTAGTGTTACCGGCTCTGAACAGGCTAAGAGAGTTTGCAACAGAGGATTATGAACGTATCAAGAACAGAACATCATCTCATGTGTCACAATCTAACTATTCAGATCCGGTTCCTTCCTCTCAG TTCATGAACA
- the LOC108828205 gene encoding LOW QUALITY PROTEIN: protein phosphatase 2C 16 (The sequence of the model RefSeq protein was modified relative to this genomic sequence to represent the inferred CDS: deleted 2 bases in 1 codon) has protein sequence MEEMTPAVAVTLSLATNSICDSSQTLDITQLKNVTDSADLLPDSTMEEVAAQETPKKGPSYSDEDEVLEDTSAVISEGLLVVDAGSELGLLSENGRVLAKAIILGESSIEQVPTAEVIIQGTKAGDGSEVVIRLPEENSSNNNNHVARGRSVYELDCIPLWGTVSIQGNRSEMEDAVAVLPHFLKLPIKMLMGDHEGMSPSLTHLTGHFFGVYDGHGGYQVADYCRERLHFALAEEIERIKDELCKRNTGEGRQVQWEKVFTNCFLNVDGEVEGRIGRAAAGVGSSDVVLEAVASETVGSTAVVALVCSSHLVVSNCGDSRAVLYRGKEAMPLSVDHKPDREDEYARIENAGGKVIQWQGARVFGVLAMSRSLGDRYLKPYVIPEPEVTFMPRSREDDCLIIASDGLWDVMSNQEVCEVARKRILMWHKKHGAPPLAERGKGTDPACQAAAEYLSVLALQKGSKDNISIVVVDLKAQRKFKTRA, from the exons ATGGAAGAGATGACTCCAGCAGTTGCAGTGACTCTCAGCTTAGCTACTAACTCTATATGCGACTCATCACAAACTCTGGACATCACTCAGCTCAAGAACGTTACTGACTCAGCTGACTTGTTACCTGATTCCACCATGGAAGAAGTTGCTGCACAGGAA ACCCCCAAGAAAGGGCCTTCTTACTCTGATGAAGACGAGGTGTTGGAGGATACTAGTGCTGTCATAAGCGAAGGCTTACTAGTCGTCGATGCTGGATCTGAGCTCGGCTTGTTGTCTGAAAACGGTAGAGTTCTCGCTAAAGCCATTATCCTAGGGGAATCAAGCATCGAGCAGGTTCCCACAGCTGAAGTTATTATCCAGGGGACAAAGGCTGGAGATGGTTCAGAGGTTGTCATTAGGTTGCCAGAAGAGAATAGTAGTAACAACAATAATCACGTGGCGAGAGGGAGAAGCGTGTATGAGCTGGATTGTATCCCTCTCTGGGGAACGGTTTCGATTCAAGGTAATAGATCTGAGATGGAGGATGCTGTCGCCGTGTTGCCTCATTTCTTGAAGTTACCTATCAAAATGCTGATGGGAGATCATGAGGGTATGAGTCCAAGCCTCACTCACCTCACTGGTCATTTCTTCGGTGTTTATGATGGTCATGGAGGCTATCAGGTTGCTGACTACTGCCGAGAGAGACTCCATTTTGCTTTGGCTGAAGAGATAGAGCGGATAAAAGACGAGTTGTGCAAGAGGAACACTGGAGAGGGTAGGCAGGTGCAGTGGGAGAAAGTGTTCACTAACTGTTTTCTAAACGTTGACGGTGAGGTTGAAGGAAGAATCGGCAGAGCCGCTGCTGGTGTTGGTTCCTCTGATGTGGTTCTTGAGGCTGTTGCCTCTGAGACTGTAGGATCAACAGCTGTGGTTGCTTTGGTTTGTTCATCACATCTAGTAGTTTCTAACTGCGGTGATTCGAGGGCGGTTTTATACCGTGGCAAAGAAGCCATGCCCTTATCAGTTGATcacaaa CCAGATAGAGAGGATGAATATGCGAGAATAGAAAATGCTGGTGGGAAAGTTATACAATGGCAAGGCGCTCGTGTGTTTGGTGTTCTCGCCATGTCTAGGTCCCTTG GTGACAGATATCTAAAGCCATATGTGATCCCGGAACCGGAAGTGACATTCATGCCTAGGTCAAGAGAAGACGATTGTCTGATAATAGCCAGTGATGGTCTTTGGGACGTGATGAGCAACCAAGAAGTCTGTGAAGTAGCGAGGAAACGAATCTTGATGTGGCACAAGAAGCACGGTGCACCTCCTCTAGCGGAGAGAGGCAAAGGAACGGATCCAGCTTGCCAAGCCGCGGCTGAGTACCTCTCCGTGCTTGCTCTTCAGAAGGGAAGCAAAGACAACATCTCCATCGTTGTGGTTGACTTGAAAGCTCAAAGAAAGTTCAAGACCAGAGCTTGA
- the LOC108827170 gene encoding LOW QUALITY PROTEIN: formin-like protein 20 (The sequence of the model RefSeq protein was modified relative to this genomic sequence to represent the inferred CDS: inserted 1 base in 1 codon), translating to MEEEDGDASTPFWLQSRRNNTHFRRTSSLGGRATTVAIQAFFAGAAAILIVFFIIHPFFSSVSQFLRPHLVRKSWDYLNFVLVLFAVICGFLSRNTDNDESSNHNKEEVGKNNERGVRVSTPRYWIDDHGGDQFPDQTVYKRRFSSLRSSSSYPDLRLGEIESDERWRFYDDTRVSRCRYESSDPPIYRAGSGFETEKAEVVEELSAPSNPLPQPSAPPYPLSPPPSPPRAPPPSKPAKRRTKRVYQDVAAKEEKKQSGDSVAAATPLITPVPVPESSKHEKKKGGGATKDFLIALRKKKKKQRQQSIDGLDLLFGSDSPFDYSPPPPPPPPPFFQSKRGKTKKXRSNPPPPPPPPPPYRSYESRSSTAKIHKAEVTRFYDTGSESPPPMPIPPPPPPPPFKMPAWKFVKRGDYVRMASNISISSDEPDDDDHKSVDVKTVESMFCPSPDVDTKADDFIARFRAGLKLEKMNSVKRGRSNLGPEPGPGDS from the exons atggaagaagaagacggaGACGCGTCTACGCCGTTCTGGCTTCAATCCCGCCGCAATAACACTCACTTCCGCCGTACATCTAGTCTCGGCGGCCGCGCAACCACCGTCGCCATCCAAGCATTCTTCGCCGGAGCAGCGGCGATCCTCATAGTCTTCTTCATTATCCATCCATTCTTCTCCTCTGTTTCACAGTTTCTCCGACCACATTTGGTCCGCAAAAGCTGGGACTATCTCAACTTCGTCCTCGTCCTCTTCGCCGTTATATGCGGTTTCCTCAGCCGCAACACTGATAACGACGAAAGCAGCAATCACAACAAGGAAGAAGTCGGTAAAAATAATGAGCGCGGGGTTCGTGTATCCACGCCGCGTTATTGGATCGATGATCACGGAGGTGATCAGTTTCCCGACCAGACGGTGTACAAGAGGAGGTTTAGCAGTTTAAGGAGTAGTAGCTCGTATCCAGATCTGCGGCTCGGAGAAATTGAATCCGATGAACGGTGGAGATTTTACGACGATACACGTGTAAGTCGATGCCGTTATGAATCTTCAGATCCTCCGATTTATCGAGCAGGGAGCGGTTTCGAAACTGAGAAAGCTGAAGTAGTAGAAGAGCTATCAGCGCCTTCTAATCCGCTGCCTCAGCCTTCTGCTCCTCCGTATCCTCTTTCTCCTCCGCCATCTCCGCCTCGTGCTCCTCCACCGTCGAAGCCAGCGAAGAGGAGGACAAAGAGAGTGTATCAAGATGTTGCTgcaaaggaagagaagaagcaaAGTGGTGATTCTGTTGCAGCGGCGACGCCTCTGATCACTCCGGTTCCGGTGCCGGAGAGCAGTAAacatgagaagaagaaaggcgGAGGGGCAACGAAAGACTTTCTTATTGCCTTacggaaaaagaagaagaagcaaaggcaACAGAGCATCGACGGTCTCGATTTACTCTTCGGCTCCGATTCTCCATTTGACTATTCACCGCCCCCgccacctcctccaccacctttCTTCCAGTCCAAAAGAGGTAAAACCAAAA CTAGATCAAATCCgccgcctcctcctccgccacctCCACCATATCGGAGCTATGAATCACGCTCATCAACGGCGAAGATACACAAAGCCGAGGTAACTCGCTTCTATGACACTGGAAGCGAATCGCCACCACCGATGCCGATCCCGccgcctcctcctccaccgccgTTCAAAATGCCGGCATGGAAATTCGTGAAGCGTGGAGACTACGTCAGGATGGCTAGCAACATTAGCATAAGCTCAGACGAACCTGATGATGACGATCATAAGTCAGTTGACGTTAAGACAGTCGAGAGTATGTTTTGTCCGAGCCCCGACGTAGATACTAAAGCTGATGATTTCATCGCGAGGTTCAGAGCTGGACTCAAGTTGGAGAAGATGAACTCCGTGAAAAGAGGGAGATCCAATTTAGGACCCGAGCCCGGTCCTGGCGATTCATAA
- the LOC108823541 gene encoding uncharacterized protein LOC108823541 translates to MNLSTAEEESSAQEIHIPADINWEMLDKSKFFVLGAALFSGVSGALYPAVLMKTRQQVCHHSQGSCIRGAFTLVRHEGLRGLYRGFGTSLMGTIPARALYMTALEVTKSSVGSAAVGLGFTDAKASAAANAVGGLTAAMAAQLVWTPVDVVSQRLMVQGSSGLRCCDYVNGFDAFRKIVRADGVRGLYRGFGISILTYAPSNAVWWASYSVAQRMVWGGVGCYVCKKDGENGNAMKPDSKTVMAVQGVSAAIAGSVSALITMPLDTIKTRLQVLDGEDSSSSSNNNGKRGPSIGQTVRNLVREGGWTACYRGLGPRCASMSMSATTMITTYEFLKRLSAKNHDGFYSKS, encoded by the coding sequence ATGAATCTTAGTACGGCCGAGGAAGAATCATCGGCCCAAGAGATTCACATCCCTGCGGATATCAACTGGGAGATGCTGGACAAGTCAAAGTTCTTCGTTTTGGGAGCTGCTCTGTTCTCAGGTGTCTCTGGAGCTCTATACCCTGCGGTTTTGATGAAAACACGGCAGCAGGTGTGTCACCACTCTCAAGGCTCTTGCATCAGAGGTGCGTTTACTCTTGTCAGACACGAAGGTTTGAGGGGGTTGTACAGAGGGTTCGGCACTTCTCTGATGGGAACTATCCCTGCGAGGGCCTTGTACATGACGGCTCTGGAGGTTACCAAGAGTAGCGTAGGCTCTGCTGCTGTTGGGTTAGGGTTTACTGACGCTAAGGCCTCTGCTGCTGCTAATGCGGTTGGTGGGTTGACGGCTGCGATGGCTGCTCAGCTTGTTTGGACTCCTGTTGATGTTGTGAGCCAGAGGCTTATGGTACAAGGAAGCAGCGGGCTTAGGTGTTGTGATTATGTTAACGGGTTCGATGCGTTTAGGAAGATTGTTCGAGCTGATGGAGTGAGAGGGTTATACAGAGGGTTTGGGATATCGATTCTGACTTATGCGCCGTCTAACGCGGTTTGGTGGGCGTCTTACTCTGTTGCGCAGAGGATGGTTTGGGGTGGTGTTGGGTGTTATGTTTGTAAGAAGGACGGAGAGAATGGGAACGCGATGAAACCGGACTCTAAGACGGTGATGGCTGTTCAGGGGGTTAGTGCTGCGATTGCTGGGAGTGTTTCTGCTTTGATTACGATGCCGCTGGACACAATCAAGACGAGGCTGCAGGTTCTTGATGGGGAAgatagtagtagtagtagcaaTAACAATGGGAAGCGTGGACCGAGTATTGGACAGACGGTGAGAAACTTGGTAAGGGAAGGTGGATGGACAGCTTGTTACAGAGGGTTGGGACCAAGATGTGCTTCAATGTCAATGTCTGCAACAACTATGATCACTACCTACGAGTTCTTGAAACGGCTTTCGGCTAAGAACCATGACGGGTTTTACTCTAAATCATAG
- the LOC108823775 gene encoding nuclear transcription factor Y subunit A-3 has translation MSKKGSSLPYLNTSIAWGVLPTEPLNLKTVDARPGHMHTTKQISFQDQDSPSTQSTCQSYTEVASSGDDHPSRQISFSTKSGSEETQRKVSATHAKSGAMTSFPNMHFAPTQANFSFHYADPHYCGLLATTYLPQAPTCNPQMVGMVPGRVQLPVEITETEPVFVNAKQYHAIMRRRQQRAKLEAQNKLIKARKPYLHESRHVHALKRPRGSGGRFLNTKKLLQESQQAAPKQQEHDKRTNMSRFQAHMLHHNKDRGSTTSGSDITCVSDGAADIFGHTELQFSGFPTTQTNRAMLVHGQSNDMHGGGDLHHFSVHI, from the exons ATGAGTAAGAAAGGTTCCAGTTTGCCATACCTTAATACTAGCATCGCATGGGGAGTGCTTCCAACTGAACCCCTAAACTTGAAGACGGTGGATGCAAGGCCTGGACATATGCACACCACAAAGCAAATCAGTTTCCAGGACCAGGATTCACCTTCAACTCAGTCCACTTGTCAGTCTTACACTGAAGTTGCAAGTAGTGGAGATGATCATCCTTCCAGACAAATCTCCTTTTCAACCAAATCAG GATCTGAAGAAACTCAGCGGAAGGTATCTGCAACTCATGCTAAATCAGGCGCAATGACATCATTCCCAAACATGCACTTTGCTCCTACGCAG GCTAATTTCTCATTTCACTATGCTGATCCACATTATTGTGGTTTGTTAGCTACAACATATCTACCACAAGCACCG ACATGCAATCCCCAAATGGTTGGTATGGTTCCTGGTAGAGTTCAGTTACCAGTGGAGATCACTGAAACAGAGCCAGTCTTTGTCAATGCGAAGCAATACCATGCAATCATGAGGAGAAGGCAGCAACGTGCCAAGCTTGAAGCTCAGAACAAATTAATCAAAGCCCGGAAG CCGTATCTTCATGAATCTCGACATGTCCATGCTCTTAAAAGGCCAAGAGGATCCGGTGGAAGATTCCTCAACACCAAAAAACTTCTTCAAGAATCCCAACAGGCTGCTCCTAAACAACAGGAACATGACAAAAGGACAAACATGTCTAGATTCCAAGCTCATATGCTGCATCACAACAAAGACCGTGGCTCGACCACATCTGGCTCTGACATCACATGTGTTTCCGACGGTGCTGCTGATATTTTCGGACACACTGAACTCCAGTTTTCAGGTTTTCCAACAACTCAGACTAACCGAGCTATGCTTGTTCATGGTCAATCCAACGACATGCATGGAGGTGGGGACTTGCACCATTTCTCTGTCCATATCTGA